CAGCTTTCAATGGCCTTGAACATGAACTTGCTTTAATAAGTCCTGACTATTATTACTTCATTAcctatttgtctctttcaagcCTTCATAAGCCAGCCACAGCTCTCCATCTTCATTCAGTGTGTGGATGTCAGTGGATCTGAGCAATTGGAGCATCACAACATGAATTCATTGCATTCAAATTTTTCAGGAACATTAATATTTCAGCAGAAACCAGGAGGTCTTACTTGTGAACATCTTGATATGAGGGGATTTCACTGAGATCCAATTTCACACCTTCTCCCAGTGCAGAGTCCTGCAGGTCAGATCAATATTATATCCCTCTAATTACTGTTCattatacatccatccatccatccattcgcttccgcttatccttttcagggtcgcggggggcgctggagcctatcccagctgtcatagggcgagaggcagggtacaccctggacagttcgccagtctgtcgcagggccaacacacagggacagacaaccattcacactcacattcacacctagtgacaatttggattatccaattaacctatccccacattacacattttaatgaaaatacagtgtttttaaatgaatgtattTCCATTTCTTTTAATGGGAATAACAACAGTATCATTCAATTTTTCACCTTGTGTTTAAGAGCCTCTTGGCGCACCAAATGCGACCGCAGGAGCAGCACCTCCTCTTTCCTCATCTCCAGCTCCTCTGTGGAAGAATTGAGTTGCTCCAGCAGGACTTTGTAGGGCAGAGAACCAGGGGCAGGGGGCACTAAATCACTGTTCTCATTAGTCAGAGACTTTCGCAGCTCATTTAGATCCTGCTTCAATTTCTTGTTCTCAGACTCCAGTTCTTGTCGCTGCATCGAGACATTTAGAaacaagaaagacaaaaaaaacaaaaagaatcaataaatatattttgtttataatCATCTTTCAGTATTTCAGTACAAAGAAAGGTTATTATAGACTGTGGTAATATGTTAAAACTATTTGTGGGCACTTTATTTCTGGTATGCTGAAACTGAACCACAGAGCATCACACCTTCAATGTTTCCAAGTCCAGTTCTGCTCTTCCACTTGTTCTCTGTTCCTCGACCAccttttatttagaaaaatatcaataaataataataataaataaaatcaccaaaaccctttaagaaaaaaaaagcagctatGTATATtttgcaattttacatttttggagAGAGAAAAATTGCATTCatacttttgctttttcttgCTGGTCTTCCTCTCGTTTATCCAGCTGCTGCCATAGTGACTGTTTCTCCTGCTCCAGCTCTTTCACTCTCCTCTGAAGCTTCAAGAGGACTGGCAGGTCCACTGCAGTCTGGGTCTCATCCTAACAAAACACAGCAAGCCCTGGTTGATCTCTTTAGAATCTAACTAAGAATGCTGCACTAATAGGATTATAACACAGACAATGCCAGAAAGAAATCTTCCCACAGATGATCTGAGGAAGGAGCATCCAGTGCCTAGAGGAAACCCACATAGATAACATGCGAACTCTACCCAGAACCGTCTTCTGAAGTGCCTCATAAAAACGTGTTACCTGTAAAATTCCTCGTAGTACATCCCACAAAATGCTTCACAGCCACCTCAAAGCTGACAGACAGGCGAGTATTTCATACCTCTGTTTGTACAGAGCTGTCTTCACCCTCAGTAGAGCCTAAGCTCTGACTAAACTCTGATGAGTTACTGCTGTAGTTGGAGTCTGTCCTCTTCAGACTAGATTTGCTTGAAGTCTaggtgaaaatgaaaaagacaacATGTCATACAGGGAATAAACATGACAAGCATTCCTATGTTTGCAGCACTTAGTCTTTGTCTAGTACTTATAGCTGGTTTTGGTATGCTCTGTAAGTCATTGTGACCATGTAAAAACTGGTCATGGTTTGTAAGTTATGCTTGAAATTCCTAATGTGTGTTTGAATACTAAGTATAGTTCCTCACAGTGTTGAGATCCATCTGTTCCTTCAGGTCTCTGTGCCGCTCCTCCAGATGCAGGTATTCGCTCAGCAGACTTTGGTATCGAGAACGTTCCTCAGTCAAgtcctcctccagctgtttgGTGTTCTCAGCGTTGGTTTGAATCTCTGGGTCAAAACAGTTTTCtttatgcatattttttttctaaatgtcaGGAATTATTGATGACTAGTAAAGGCCTGACGGTAACCGTTTAGTACCTGTCAGCTGTTGCACTTGTTCAACGATTTGCTTGTTCAGTTCATCTACGTCATTTTTCAACAAGTTGTTCTTCGTGTTAAGTTCATCTACCACCTGATTGTGAGAGTGGACATAATCATCAGATATTATTTCTGTTCATTCTTTGgaaaatgacacatttttaaGGTCCTCTTGCCACCAAATATATGTCATATAACACTCTTTATTCAACATTTACAGTAAGGCAACTTGTTATTCTCTATAGTCTGAGGTGTTATGGAATACAATATTATCTCAATTGCATGTGACATTGTGTCATTAATCTACGATGTCACCTTTTCTTATAATTAACAGGTATGAAAGGAAGTCAGGTCAAGGTTTGAGGCAAATCTCGAAGACTGGAATAACGGCTTACCTGCTCTGTCTGCTCCTTGTAGACCTTTGTCTGCTCTTCTAggtcttccttctctctgcgGGTGTTTTCCAGTTCGTGCTGGAGGAAGGAGAGCTGCTCCAGCAGTGAGGGTAGCCTCTCTGCTTTAGCTCTGGTCTCTTGCTCTGATCTACGCAGGTTTTCTATCTCACTGCTCTGTCTCTCTATCTCCATAGTCTGAGCTTTCTCCGTAACACTCAGCTTCTCACTGAgttctctgttttccttttgctGCGGGAGGGGGGGTACAAACACATGCTGTTCATGTGATATGACAACTCCCAACGAACTTTTTTTCTTGTGACAGAGTAATCAAATACGTACCTCGTACAAATCTAGACCTCCATACTCACACAATACCCACCTGCTCATTTATCTTGTGCTGCAACTGCAAAATCTTGTTCTCCATGCCAATATTGAGCTTCTTGAAGTGCTCCACAGAGCGTGCTTCTACTTTCAGCTTCTTTAGTTCCCTCTTTGCCCTCATGCGACGCACACAACTCTGCAGCAGGATAATGGCTGCCAGGATGCGCTTGTAATGCTGTCTGGCCAGCCAGCCTTTCACCCACTTCTGAATGACTATTGCCTTTTTCTCATACATCAACTGTGAAAACAAAGAAGGGCAAAAGCAAGTTCATAACGTCGTATTTAAAAGTGAAGTAAAAGactttcacttaaaaaaaaaatacagttactTGTACATAGTGCTtatcatatatttaaaaaaattaagtctGTTAGAAGTGCATCTCTGTCTTACACGAATAATCCCAGACCATTTCAGTTTCAAACATCATTAATTACAGATTTTAACTTgagaatcatatagaaatagaGCGAGCAGACATCCTCCTTTATGTGGGTCtgcactgtgtttttctttctcgtAATGAGAGGTTttcaaaagtcactgctgtaaggcagaagcattaaaaaaaataatctggcTTTCACTGAATGGAAGTGAGGGCAGGCTTGGGTTTCCGGGGGCTAAAACCCAAGGCGGAAAACAGCTCATCATCACAAGGTCACAAGCCGCACTGAATTCAATGAAAAATACCACAATTAAAAGGAAGTTCAGCTACAACTAAAATCAGGAAACTTCTAATAACTGTCTGTGTTCTCACAAGAAACTTAAAGCTCAAAACATATACCACTTGATGGCTACAGTGATGATTACCAGCAAAAACAGCtattaaaataatcattttaaatcttacccaggaaaaaaacagaagaatacATAAGAATAAAAAGACATAATGCATAAGAATTAAACTTTAGCTTATTTTTATGCTCACTGCATTGACTTAGTGAAGGGGTTGGGAAGACTGCCTTTAAATATAATGTATTCAGATGCTAAATACGTCTCATTTGTAACATATCCCACATTATTAGGCAAAGATGCTCTTTTTCCCATATTTAGTTTGTCGGTATATGGTCAActtatattgtttatttttttgtttattgattagcattcaaatctCTCAATGaatacagaagaaaaaaataggTAGGATATAGTAAACGTCTAAAGATCAACATGATGTTACCTTATGGTACTGCTTTCTAGCCATGTGAGCCCTCCAGAAGCACTGAACAGTGATAGctgcagaacgctgctgctgGTAGAGTTTCCTTTTCGACCACATTCGCACATTGCGCTGAATGATAATAGCTGCTCTGGTTTGCAGCAGAAACTTGGCATAACTGACAGAAAAAAGCATTTCAGAAATACATCTAAAATATCCATAAAGTTTCTAAAATCAAACTTCTGCTCTTGTTTGGCATCCTCACTTACCAGCGTGCCTGGTGACCCCGTACATGTTTCTGAATAGTAATGGCAGACTCCCTCATCCTCAGGTACTTTTTGCGTGCCAGCCAGCAGCGAATAGTCTTCTGGATGGAGACACAAGCCATACGCAATTTGTCCGAGCGCAGCTTCTCCAAGAAAGCCACCTGGCCAGCTCTGAAGAAGATCTTGTTTTTGCCAAACTGGTATTTCCCCTGgtcctaaaacaaaataaaaaaaaaacaaaaaaaacaaacacacagtctaATATGTATTACATCACATTAAAGTGAGCCTGTGAAAGCTGATTTTATAAAACACACCCATACCTTTATAAGTTTTTCCAGGAGATTTTTGCAGGCCTGTTTTCTATCAGGAAGCAAGTCCTTTTGCTTCATGAGAACCCGATAGCGGCTAAAAAATTCCTGATAGGTCCACCTGCAATAATCAGATCATAAATTATATCTATAATTTATATAGGATTAtctattgcaaacatttttttaacagcTTCTCGTGGCTGTTTGCTCTGTATCAGAAGTGCTTTCTGATATGCTACCTTGATGGGAAGCCTGCTGCTGAGATCCGGATAGTTTCGAGGATGCCACATGCTCGAAGCTGTTGTACAGCCCTCACAGGGTCcaatctttatttaaaataacataAGCGCACAACCTTTAATCTGTTCTTGTCGAACATAGCTGTAtgaagaaaaagtgggaaacaaaaaaaaacaacaacaaaaaacaaaatctgccTCACGTGAACGGAGCTTTATGGTCATTTGGTTTGATGCAGCGCACGTAGTGAGGAGTTGTAGCATTCAGTGTTTCCATCAGCAAATGCAGGGACTGTCGAAACTGAATAAAAAGACAAGAATGAATTCTTCCTAAGAGAATAGAAAAATACAATAATTAACATGGTCAGTTACTATAAATTTCCACATTAGTTTTAATTCTCCCCCATCATGCAGTTTCTCTACAAGGATCCTAAACCGACTTGAACCTGAACAGCTGATACAATGTCCACAATCATGCATGCTCTCCAGGCTTTGAGAACAGGGACTTCAGAACTATCAAACATCACATTCACAACGCTTCTTTATAATTTAACAGTTATAAAGAAGGGCAAAATAAACCTTAAATATGAGGACTTTAGTGAACATGGAGTACAAATCAACAGTTAAATCAAAGCATATCGGCTTCTCTGTCTGTTCTGCACAAGCTGGTTATTACAGGTTTAACTAACACTGTGATAAATTCATCTTTACAATGGTTATGCTTACATAATGAGACACTGTATAACTTTACAGAATTCATTAGCACACAGTTACAAGAAAGACCAGCTAAAACCCTGCAATTCTGTCCAATGTCATGGCCGTCTATAGTATGAGAGTTGTATGAGTGGAAATGTCAAAGTTCCTTGGGGTAGTTGCCACTCAACTGGCTGTACATCCAACCTTTATGCTGAGAAGGCCAGAGAAGCCTGGGTTCCACCCCAGACCATATTCTTCATGCCTCCCTCACTTTAACCCTAATTTCCTGTTTGCTCGTTAATGTTCTACCAAAATatagactgaaaaaaaaaagggggggggggggggggggggaacagtCAAAGAGTTACCTGTGAGTCATTTTCTCACCTGCAGTCCAACAGTCTTCTTAGTATCCTTCTTAGCTGATCCAGCCCTTCCAATGCTGCTTGTAAGTTTGTTAGAAGAATTTGCTGCCTTCTCATCATCCTCAAATAGCTTCAGCAGCAGATCAAACTGAAACAACAGAAGTAAtcagtgaacagcagatggCAGCATTTTCAATGCGGACAAGTGTGTACTTCCTTCAATAGTTATGCCTGAACAATTCAAGGGTGTGTGCCCACAAACATACGACATTTGATCTTGGCTAAGTGATGCTGAAATTTAAACCTTCTGAatacttttacacaaaaaaacaaaaacacccccTGAATATTAGCAGAAGTGagaatataataaacaacagaaAGTTTATAAATTCACCTTGCTCTTTTTCAGCACATTAATCTGTTCTTCATTGACTGTGTCCTTATTTTTCTCCAGGAAGCCCACACACTGATACTCCACCTAGGCACAAAGGACCAGGTCAGACTGTGTTCTCTCACTAAAAGAGCAAAGATCATATTCACCCAAAGCCTGAAGCAGACTGAGTGGTATGGCTTCAATAAACAGAATCATATGAATCAAACATTTGTGGGAAAGGTATGGATTTTGACTTTGCAGGCAGGTACAACTTCACTGTTTTTAGTTTTGCTTAGTAAATGAGTCACACATCCGTCTGTTTCCACACTGCTTGTTCTGTTCAGGATATGGAGAGCTGGAGCTAATCCCAGCACACACTGGGAAAAAGCATGGGTTTATACCACAGAGTAGTCAGTAACCAATGAAGTCACAAgtacacacatttgcacacacaaGCAATTCAGTTAAAGTTCATTTGAGACACCTGGAGAAAACCCACGAACACACAACAGAAAGAGATCCTGAACCCTTCAAGCTGAAGCAAGGGCACATTAGCGTAAGCCATACAATTCCTTTTCACCTTGTCAGCAAAGTGGTGGATGATGAAAGCTCTATTTGACAACCTTGGTTTTTCAAAGTGAGCATTCTGCTTCAGGAGGGTGTTGTACAGCTTCTGTGCCCATGTTTCGTCAGATCCTTTGGGCATCTGTGGAAAGAGGAAGAGCTGACACATCAGTTAGTCACGGCATTACTCATAACCTCCAAGCACAGTGTGGCGGAGAGTCTGAAAAGCAGCTGGACACACTTCTGGTgggaagaaaataaacaaaaacagcattttaCCTTACACTCCTCATCCAGAAGGTCCAGGACGCCCAGTTTGGCTTCGATGAGATTAATACAAGGCTGATTGTCATAGAAGTCAATCAGTGTCCAAGGGATTTCCTCTTTCATGTACTCCTCTTGTTCCAGTTTGAAGACATGCTGGAAAGAATGGAAGCTGAAAATGATTTACAGGTACTGTatgttttgacaaaaaaaacaaaacattataaGATAATAAGATCTGTCATTAttgttcaaaataaataaatatgtaaaaacaatTTGAAGAGAAAAAGACACATACCAGGTTGAACTGTTGTTGAAGCTTTTCATTGGCATAGTTGATGCAGAACTGTTCGAAGCTGTTGATGTCAAAAGTTTCAAACCTGAGGAAAAATAcaaagttaaattaaaaacaaacatatctgGTGAACTGCAGAGTATAAACAGAGAAAGCTAGTGTTCAAAAACAGACCCGTAAATGTCGAGCACACCAATGAATGAGTGCTGCTTCACTGTGGATTTTAAGGCACTGTTGATACTGTCCACAATCCAGCTGAAGAGTCTGGCATAAATGTGTTTGGCTAGGGCATCTCGGCCATAGATCGCATTAATTTTGGGAACAGGCTTAACAAAGGTTTCCGTGGTTGTCTTGAGCTTCCTGTGGCATAACCAGTGGGCCATTTCTTCGCAAGGCACTCCCATCAGGTCACAGAAAACCATCAGGTGGACATCATCCTGCTGGAAATACATGAATAACATTGATCTGATAAAGACCTACACATCCTCAAAGCAACATTCAtacaattatatattttttaaaaattgtatgTTGTGTCCTGTGAAAAATAATGTTTACCTTTATGCTGCATCTGTCTGCTGACTGGTCTTTTACCTCCACATTGCTAAGATGAAGAATAGCTGACAGAATTTGGTAAATTTCCATTTGATCACTTTCCCCAATTCCTACAATCAAGACAATAAATGAGGATTTTTAATGTCACTGAGTCCAAAACCAAGACTGTACAGATGAATGACAAATGAACCCTTGACCCCTATAGTGAGGGGATCCCATGTTTCTATAAGAGGGGGGCTTTAGTTAATTGCCAGCATATAGCCCAATTTAATCTCAACTGGGCTGGACAGAAAACATGTTTACTTAATGTGAAGAAGTGCATGCATGTTCTACAATGTTTGCATTTAAGGAACCACATGAAGTTCATTTCTGTAAtgtttcacattattcacactggACCTGCAAAGCACAGAGAGTACagtttgtgtaactattttacTGTGTATGAAGCAAACAACTTGTGGCCATCCAAAAATACTTTCTGCACAATttaatatcattctttcacagTGTTCAGATCACTCCATCAAAATTGAAGATATCATGTTATCCAGAGGCTGAATTAGACCTACTGGCCTGCCAGTTCTAGGCCCTGGGCAACATGTTTGATGCCACTGCCTTAAAGCAAAAGTAACTCCAACTCAATACGAAGTTATTCTAAATTATCATCTttacaaagaaacatttttccCCCAAAGGGAATTGTTCTTTCAGCAAGAAAATGGCCAGACTCGTTGGATCTCACGAGTCACTGAAagttttgaaaatgaaaataatgtgaATTAAATGTTGCATCCTTCCCACTTTGGGCTTATGTGTCAAACAAAACTCTATAACACAATCATCAAACGATCTGCTCTACATGCACATGTAAACCTTactaaaacacagcaaacactcACCTAACAGTGAGAAAGACCTACGGGTATTGCACATCTCTTTGGCATCATCCACTCCATCTATGACTGGGCTCTGACCCTGGTTAGTGCAGTGGAAGTCATCTGCGCAACCTTACCTCATTAGTGAAAGAAAATACTGTATTAATACAGACAACTGTAAttgcaaaatgttttattttattttttttaaatgcctaaAGGAAATTTATATTTTAGAGAATTGCACACCTAACCTGAAGGCTTTGAACTCTGGTAAATGTGAAGAGGCACATAGCTGGTAGAATATATGGTAGTTCCTTTCACTGTGGGCCTAAAGTTGTGAATACAGATGTAACATAGTTACCACAAAAATGTACCACAAAGAAAACTTAGTAAAATTAGGCAGAAATTCAAACTAAATGTTGCCTTAAAAATAGCTGGTGTTCTCCCAGACAAATCAAACAGTGGGTTGTTTATGGTTCATTGTTACTACACTGCGCATTAAACACTGTTACACAAACATTACAGTGCTTTAAAATAGCTCACTTTGGAGGAGAAATGCttcatataaaaatattaaatattcaaGTAAAATCCAAAGAAATGAAATTTACCTGAAACACAACTCGAGACTTTTCCAGTAAGTAGGTTCTCATGTTAGCCCCAGTTATGCAATACTTTGTGTCAAACCCAATCTCAATGTATTTTCCAAAGCGGCTGCTGTTGTCGTTCCTTGTTGTCTTGGCATTTCCAAGGGCctacataaaatataaaaagtttcAGTT
The Maylandia zebra isolate NMK-2024a linkage group LG7, Mzebra_GT3a, whole genome shotgun sequence DNA segment above includes these coding regions:
- the LOC101466683 gene encoding unconventional myosin-Va isoform X2, which translates into the protein MPTADKTWGIWIPTSLQLQRRHTNRWPGVDISKDERNQSIIVSGESGAGKTVSAKYAMRYFATVSSSGEANVEERVLASSPIMEALGNAKTTRNDNSSRFGKYIEIGFDTKYCITGANMRTYLLEKSRVVFQAHSERNYHIFYQLCASSHLPEFKAFRLGCADDFHCTNQGQSPVIDGVDDAKEMCNTRRSFSLLGIGESDQMEIYQILSAILHLSNVEVKDQSADRCSIKQDDVHLMVFCDLMGVPCEEMAHWLCHRKLKTTTETFVKPVPKINAIYGRDALAKHIYARLFSWIVDSINSALKSTVKQHSFIGVLDIYGFETFDINSFEQFCINYANEKLQQQFNLHVFKLEQEEYMKEEIPWTLIDFYDNQPCINLIEAKLGVLDLLDEECKMPKGSDETWAQKLYNTLLKQNAHFEKPRLSNRAFIIHHFADKVEYQCVGFLEKNKDTVNEEQINVLKKSKFDLLLKLFEDDEKAANSSNKLTSSIGRAGSAKKDTKKTVGLQFRQSLHLLMETLNATTPHYVRCIKPNDHKAPFTLDPVRAVQQLRACGILETIRISAAGFPSRWTYQEFFSRYRVLMKQKDLLPDRKQACKNLLEKLIKDQGKYQFGKNKIFFRAGQVAFLEKLRSDKLRMACVSIQKTIRCWLARKKYLRMRESAITIQKHVRGHQARCYAKFLLQTRAAIIIQRNVRMWSKRKLYQQQRSAAITVQCFWRAHMARKQYHKLMYEKKAIVIQKWVKGWLARQHYKRILAAIILLQSCVRRMRAKRELKKLKVEARSVEHFKKLNIGMENKILQLQHKINEQQKENRELSEKLSVTEKAQTMEIERQSSEIENLRRSEQETRAKAERLPSLLEQLSFLQHELENTRREKEDLEEQTKVYKEQTEQVVDELNTKNNLLKNDVDELNKQIVEQVQQLTEIQTNAENTKQLEEDLTEERSRYQSLLSEYLHLEERHRDLKEQMDLNTTSSKSSLKRTDSNYSSNSSEFSQSLGSTEGEDSSVQTEDETQTAVDLPVLLKLQRRVKELEQEKQSLWQQLDKREEDQQEKAKVVEEQRTSGRAELDLETLKRQELESENKKLKQDLNELRKSLTNENSDLVPPAPGSLPYKVLLEQLNSSTEELEMRKEEVLLLRSHLVRQEALKHKDSALGEGVKLDLSEIPSYQDVHKSTDIHTLNEDGELWLAYEGLKETNRLLEYQMHEQERVHNERYMKLVEEMNKLKDEKEQQQQMLAQSLLLPEDARIEASLKLEITRLTRENLELLEQQEKQDKTIRKLKKQLKLYMKKVEDFEVSTEQETRRSVVSPPGRAVNITRKEKEYQGMLEYKQGDESRLLKNLVIDLKPRGVAVSFTPGLPAYIIFMCVRYADIVNDDQRVSTLLNSTISSIKGVIKRRGNDFEVVSFWLANTCRLMHCLKQYSGDEVFMVHNTAKQNEHCLTNFELSEYQQVFGDLAIQIYRQLIKCMEDILQHLIVSSMLENETIQGVLGSKPTGLRKRSTSFSEEGAVTMEVLLQRLGLFHTTMSQHGMDSDLIKQVVKQQFYIICAVTLNHLLLRKDMCSWGKGLQIRYNVWQLEEWLAERELTDCGAKETLEPLIQAAQLLQIKKKTEADAQAICNMCTGLTTAQIVKVLTLYTPVIEFEERVSPSFITTIKNLLKDRAESSTLMMDAKKIFTVTLPFTPSSVALDTVQIPSSLNLGFLTRI
- the LOC101466683 gene encoding unconventional myosin-Va isoform X1 — encoded protein: MAAAELYSKYARVWLPDAAEVWKSAELTKDYTPGDQTLSLQLEDGTKVEHKIDPRTNNLPPLRNPDILVGENDLTALSYLHEPAVLHNLKVRFIDSRLIYTYCGIVLVAINPYERLPIYDAAIINAYSGQNMGDMDPHIFAVAEEAYKQMARDERNQSIIVSGESGAGKTVSAKYAMRYFATVSSSGEANVEERVLASSPIMEALGNAKTTRNDNSSRFGKYIEIGFDTKYCITGANMRTYLLEKSRVVFQAHSERNYHIFYQLCASSHLPEFKAFRLGCADDFHCTNQGQSPVIDGVDDAKEMCNTRRSFSLLGIGESDQMEIYQILSAILHLSNVEVKDQSADRCSIKQDDVHLMVFCDLMGVPCEEMAHWLCHRKLKTTTETFVKPVPKINAIYGRDALAKHIYARLFSWIVDSINSALKSTVKQHSFIGVLDIYGFETFDINSFEQFCINYANEKLQQQFNLHVFKLEQEEYMKEEIPWTLIDFYDNQPCINLIEAKLGVLDLLDEECKMPKGSDETWAQKLYNTLLKQNAHFEKPRLSNRAFIIHHFADKVEYQCVGFLEKNKDTVNEEQINVLKKSKFDLLLKLFEDDEKAANSSNKLTSSIGRAGSAKKDTKKTVGLQFRQSLHLLMETLNATTPHYVRCIKPNDHKAPFTLDPVRAVQQLRACGILETIRISAAGFPSRWTYQEFFSRYRVLMKQKDLLPDRKQACKNLLEKLIKDQGKYQFGKNKIFFRAGQVAFLEKLRSDKLRMACVSIQKTIRCWLARKKYLRMRESAITIQKHVRGHQARCYAKFLLQTRAAIIIQRNVRMWSKRKLYQQQRSAAITVQCFWRAHMARKQYHKLMYEKKAIVIQKWVKGWLARQHYKRILAAIILLQSCVRRMRAKRELKKLKVEARSVEHFKKLNIGMENKILQLQHKINEQQKENRELSEKLSVTEKAQTMEIERQSSEIENLRRSEQETRAKAERLPSLLEQLSFLQHELENTRREKEDLEEQTKVYKEQTEQVVDELNTKNNLLKNDVDELNKQIVEQVQQLTEIQTNAENTKQLEEDLTEERSRYQSLLSEYLHLEERHRDLKEQMDLNTTSSKSSLKRTDSNYSSNSSEFSQSLGSTEGEDSSVQTEDETQTAVDLPVLLKLQRRVKELEQEKQSLWQQLDKREEDQQEKAKVVEEQRTSGRAELDLETLKRQELESENKKLKQDLNELRKSLTNENSDLVPPAPGSLPYKVLLEQLNSSTEELEMRKEEVLLLRSHLVRQEALKHKDSALGEGVKLDLSEIPSYQDVHKSTDIHTLNEDGELWLAYEGLKETNRLLEYQMHEQERVHNERYMKLVEEMNKLKDEKEQQQQMLAQSLLLPEDARIEASLKLEITRLTRENLELLEQQEKQDKTIRKLKKQLKLYMKKVEDFEVSTEQETRRSVVSPPGRAVNITRKEKEYQGMLEYKQGDESRLLKNLVIDLKPRGVAVSFTPGLPAYIIFMCVRYADIVNDDQRVSTLLNSTISSIKGVIKRRGNDFEVVSFWLANTCRLMHCLKQYSGDEVFMVHNTAKQNEHCLTNFELSEYQQVFGDLAIQIYRQLIKCMEDILQHLIVSSMLENETIQGVLGSKPTGLRKRSTSFSEEGAVTMEVLLQRLGLFHTTMSQHGMDSDLIKQVVKQQFYIICAVTLNHLLLRKDMCSWGKGLQIRYNVWQLEEWLAERELTDCGAKETLEPLIQAAQLLQIKKKTEADAQAICNMCTGLTTAQIVKVLTLYTPVIEFEERVSPSFITTIKNLLKDRAESSTLMMDAKKIFTVTLPFTPSSVALDTVQIPSSLNLGFLTRI